The following are from one region of the Acidobacteriota bacterium genome:
- the clpB gene encoding ATP-dependent chaperone ClpB translates to MDINRMTQKSQEALQAAQTKAVRYGHQQVDGAHLLLALLEQSDGLVPRLFQRMEVPVDSFTSALEEELEKRPRVSGGDVEAGKVYITQELQQLLVKAEDEARRLKDEYTSVEHLLLAFVDQGKSTATGRLLAQFNVDRDRLLATLTQVRGSQRVTSATPEAAYEALQKYGIDLVGQARAGKLDPVIGRDDEIRRTIRILSRKTKNNPVLIGEPGVGKTAIVEGLAQRIVRGDVPEWLKDRSIFSLDMGALLAGAKYRGEFEERLKAVLSEIKESEGRVLLFIDELHTIVGAGKTEGSTDAGNLLKPMLARGELHCIGATTLDEYRKHIEKDAALERRFQPVMVDASTVEDTISILRGLKERFEVHHGVRIQDNALVAAAVLSNRYITDRFLPDKAIDLMDEASAMIRTEIDSMPQQLDQVTRRVMQLEIEEAALKKEKDKASKERLEDLRKELADLRNQADTMRAQWQAEKEGIDQVRELRQQIEEVRHEIEIAERQYDLNRLAELKHGQLPKLEEELHRREAAFEAKEGQPSLLREEVTEEEIAEVVSRWTGVPVTRLMEGEREKLLRLDEILHRRVVGQDEAVQLVADAVIRARSGIKDPRRPIGSFIFLGPTGVGKTELAKTLAEALFDSEDNMVRIDMSEYMEKHNVSRLIGAPPGYVGYEEGGQLTEAVRRKPYSVILFDEIEKAHHDVFNVLLQILDDGRVTDSQGRTVDFKNTVIIMTSNIGSPHLLEGVNDRGEISEQARDTVMRELRQHFRPEFLNRVDDIVLFKPLTLEEIGQIVDLLAQDLRQRLADRNLHLEITDAAREHIAREGFDPVYGARPLKRYLQHEVETRLGRAILAGDVTDGSTIRIAFEGSELQVDVLPAEPASEKEGKPEEAVAAGA, encoded by the coding sequence ATGGATATCAACCGCATGACGCAGAAGTCGCAGGAGGCTCTGCAGGCGGCCCAGACCAAGGCGGTGCGCTACGGCCACCAGCAAGTCGACGGCGCCCACCTCCTGCTCGCCCTGCTGGAACAGAGCGACGGCCTGGTGCCCCGCCTCTTCCAGCGCATGGAAGTCCCCGTGGACTCCTTCACCAGCGCCCTCGAAGAAGAGCTCGAAAAGCGCCCCCGGGTTTCCGGCGGCGACGTCGAAGCGGGCAAGGTCTACATCACCCAGGAGCTCCAGCAGCTGCTGGTCAAGGCCGAAGACGAAGCCCGCCGGCTGAAGGACGAATACACCTCCGTGGAGCACCTGCTGCTGGCCTTCGTGGACCAGGGCAAGAGCACCGCCACCGGCCGGCTGTTGGCCCAGTTCAACGTCGACCGGGACCGTCTCCTGGCCACCCTCACCCAGGTGCGGGGCAGCCAGCGAGTGACCAGCGCCACCCCCGAGGCGGCCTACGAAGCGCTGCAGAAATACGGCATCGACCTGGTGGGCCAGGCCCGCGCCGGCAAGCTCGACCCGGTCATCGGCCGCGACGACGAGATCCGGCGTACCATCCGGATCCTCTCTCGCAAGACCAAGAACAACCCGGTGCTCATTGGCGAGCCCGGCGTCGGCAAGACCGCCATCGTCGAGGGGCTGGCCCAGCGCATCGTCCGCGGCGACGTTCCCGAGTGGCTCAAAGACCGCTCCATCTTCTCCCTGGACATGGGCGCCCTGCTCGCCGGGGCCAAGTACCGCGGCGAATTCGAGGAACGCCTCAAGGCCGTATTGAGCGAGATCAAGGAGAGCGAGGGCCGGGTGCTGCTCTTCATCGACGAGCTGCACACCATCGTCGGTGCCGGCAAGACCGAAGGCTCCACCGACGCCGGCAACCTCCTCAAGCCCATGCTCGCCCGCGGTGAGCTGCACTGCATCGGCGCCACTACCCTCGACGAATACCGCAAGCACATCGAGAAGGACGCCGCCTTGGAGCGCCGGTTCCAGCCGGTGATGGTGGACGCTTCGACGGTGGAGGACACCATCTCCATCCTCCGCGGCCTCAAGGAACGCTTCGAGGTGCACCACGGCGTGCGCATCCAGGACAACGCCCTGGTGGCGGCGGCGGTGCTCTCCAACCGCTACATCACCGACCGCTTCCTGCCGGACAAGGCCATCGACCTGATGGACGAGGCCTCCGCCATGATCCGCACCGAGATCGACTCCATGCCCCAGCAGCTGGATCAGGTCACTCGCCGGGTCATGCAGCTGGAGATCGAGGAGGCGGCGCTCAAGAAGGAGAAGGACAAGGCCTCCAAGGAGCGTCTGGAAGACCTGCGCAAGGAGCTGGCGGATCTGCGCAACCAGGCCGACACCATGCGCGCCCAATGGCAGGCGGAAAAGGAGGGCATCGACCAGGTGCGCGAGCTGCGCCAGCAGATCGAGGAGGTGCGCCACGAGATCGAGATCGCGGAACGCCAATACGACCTCAACCGCCTGGCGGAGCTCAAACATGGCCAGCTGCCCAAGCTGGAGGAAGAGCTACACCGCCGGGAAGCCGCCTTCGAGGCCAAGGAAGGCCAGCCCTCGCTGCTCCGCGAGGAGGTCACGGAAGAGGAGATCGCCGAGGTGGTCTCCCGCTGGACCGGCGTCCCCGTCACCCGCCTGATGGAAGGCGAGCGGGAGAAGCTGCTGCGCCTCGACGAGATCCTCCACCGCCGGGTGGTGGGTCAGGACGAAGCGGTGCAGCTGGTGGCGGACGCGGTGATTCGCGCCCGCTCCGGGATCAAAGATCCCCGCCGCCCCATCGGCTCCTTCATCTTCCTCGGCCCCACCGGCGTGGGCAAGACGGAGCTCGCCAAGACCCTGGCGGAAGCCCTCTTCGACAGCGAGGACAACATGGTGCGCATCGACATGTCGGAGTACATGGAGAAGCACAACGTCTCCCGCCTCATCGGCGCGCCCCCGGGCTACGTCGGCTATGAGGAGGGCGGCCAGCTCACCGAAGCGGTGCGCCGCAAGCCCTACTCGGTGATCCTCTTCGACGAGATCGAGAAGGCCCACCACGACGTCTTCAACGTCCTGCTGCAGATCCTCGACGACGGCCGGGTGACGGACAGCCAGGGCCGCACCGTGGACTTCAAGAATACGGTGATCATCATGACCTCCAACATCGGGTCCCCGCACCTGCTGGAGGGGGTCAACGACCGGGGCGAGATCAGCGAGCAGGCCCGGGATACGGTGATGCGGGAGCTGCGCCAGCACTTCCGTCCCGAATTCCTCAACCGGGTGGACGACATCGTCCTGTTCAAGCCCCTGACCCTGGAGGAGATCGGCCAGATCGTCGACCTTCTGGCCCAGGATCTGCGCCAGCGCCTGGCGGACCGCAACCTGCACCTGGAGATCACCGACGCCGCCCGCGAGCACATCGCCCGCGAAGGCTTCGACCCGGTGTACGGCGCCCGGCCCCTCAAGCGCTACCTCCAACACGAGGTGGAAACTCGCCTCGGCCGCGCCATTCTCGCCGGCGACGTCACCGACGGCTCCACCATACGCATCGCCTTCGAAGGCAGCGAGCTGCAGGTGGACGTGCTACCGGCGGAGCCGGCGTCTGAGAAAGAAGGCAAGCCGGAGGAGGCGGTGGCGGCGGGGGCCTGA